In one window of Erythrolamprus reginae isolate rEryReg1 chromosome 1, rEryReg1.hap1, whole genome shotgun sequence DNA:
- the TMEM17 gene encoding transmembrane protein 17, giving the protein MSLPEPVRRRLSSFSRTVFTDNNRTGVENRGDASHIDNEIVSSLPLQMSLYFNFWFFPFWWVSSIAMLQLKYPVLPDYYKFILVTSIILTSLIEVIRLYLGYMGNLQEKVPELAGFWLLSLLLQVPLILFLLLNEGLRIQPLERAVNIIFIVFLVFQVVTAFLALKRMVNQLATRFHLHEFDRLDAHIPSDNVAC; this is encoded by the exons ATGTCGCTGCCGGAGCCGGTGAGAAGGCGGTTGAGTTCTTTCAGCCGGACTGTTTTTACGGACAACAACCGCACGGGAGTCGAAAACAGAGGCGATGCCAGCCACATTG ATAATGAAATCGTCTCCAGTTTGCCCTTACAGATGTCCCTGTATTTCAACTTCTGGTTCTTCCCTTTTTGGTGGGTAAGCAGTATTGCCATGTTACAGCTGAAG TATCCAGTCTTACCCGATTATTACAAATTCATCCTTGTGACAAGCATTATATTAACATCTTTAATTGAGGTTATACGTCTATACCTTGGCTACATGGGAAATTTGCAGGAGAAG GTTCCTGAACTAGCTGGGTTTTGGCTCCTGAGTCTCCTTTTGCAAGTGCCCCTAATTCTTTTCCTACTTTTAAATGAAGGGCTAAGGATTCAACCTTTGGAGCGAGCAGTCAATATAATTTTTATAGTATTTCTTGTCTTCCAAGTTGTTACTGCATTCCTTGCTCTCAAAAGAATGGTAAACCAACTGGCAACTCGTTTCCATCTTCATGAGTTTGACCGGTTAGATGCTCATATTCCCTCTGATAACGTAGCTTGCTAA